A genomic segment from Micromonospora echinaurantiaca encodes:
- a CDS encoding glycosyltransferase family 4 protein, producing MSPDADVIDIHPARHQRVLMLSWEYPPVLVGGLGRHVHALSVALAAAGHQVTVVTRHADGAPLEEYVDGVRVIRAAEDPVTFPLATNSLLAWTMAFNHTLTRAALRATDTAEYDVIHAHDWLVAHTAVTLAEHLDLPLVTTIHATEAGRHQGWLPEEMNRTIHGVEHWLSNASTRVIACSGYMRDQVTTLFEVPAGQVDVVPNGVDDRAWRARPRAVASARARFAGDGPLVGYAGRLVYEKGVQHLVHAVPYLRRRHPGLRVVIAGDGPYRAELEEEARRLTLGPTVRFTGFLDTTQLPAVLGATDATVVPSLYEPFGMVALEAAAAGAPLAVARTGGLAEIVEPGVTGVTFPHSDPDALAGAVGQLLGDEVFARRVARRARTMVGRRYGWASIAGRTVGTYAAARREQSQWRARRAARPAGGQRIVIPEGNLLGAGHAAC from the coding sequence ATGTCACCTGACGCCGACGTGATCGACATCCACCCCGCCCGGCACCAGCGGGTGCTGATGCTGTCCTGGGAGTACCCGCCGGTGCTCGTCGGCGGCCTCGGCCGCCACGTCCATGCCCTCTCCGTCGCCCTCGCCGCCGCCGGCCACCAGGTCACCGTCGTCACCCGCCACGCCGACGGCGCACCCCTGGAGGAATACGTCGACGGCGTCCGCGTCATCCGCGCCGCCGAAGACCCCGTCACCTTCCCCCTGGCCACCAACAGCCTGCTGGCCTGGACCATGGCCTTCAACCACACCCTCACCCGCGCCGCCCTGCGCGCCACCGACACCGCCGAATACGACGTCATCCACGCCCACGACTGGCTCGTCGCGCACACCGCGGTCACCCTCGCCGAGCACCTCGACCTGCCCCTGGTGACCACCATCCACGCGACCGAGGCGGGCCGGCACCAGGGCTGGCTGCCCGAGGAGATGAACCGCACCATCCACGGCGTCGAACACTGGCTCAGCAACGCCTCGACCCGGGTGATCGCCTGCTCCGGCTACATGCGCGACCAGGTCACCACCCTCTTCGAGGTGCCGGCCGGGCAGGTCGACGTGGTGCCCAACGGGGTCGACGACCGGGCCTGGCGGGCCCGTCCCCGGGCGGTGGCCTCGGCCCGGGCCCGGTTCGCCGGGGACGGGCCGCTGGTCGGGTACGCCGGCCGGCTGGTCTACGAGAAGGGCGTGCAGCACCTGGTGCACGCGGTGCCGTACCTGCGCCGGCGGCACCCCGGGCTGCGGGTGGTGATCGCCGGCGACGGGCCGTACCGGGCGGAGCTGGAGGAGGAGGCGCGCCGGCTCACGCTCGGGCCGACCGTACGCTTCACCGGTTTCCTGGACACCACCCAGCTGCCGGCGGTGCTCGGCGCCACCGACGCGACCGTGGTGCCCAGCCTCTACGAGCCGTTCGGGATGGTGGCGCTGGAGGCGGCGGCGGCCGGCGCGCCGCTCGCGGTGGCCCGTACCGGCGGCCTCGCCGAGATCGTCGAGCCGGGCGTCACCGGGGTGACCTTTCCGCACAGCGATCCGGACGCCCTGGCCGGCGCGGTCGGCCAGCTCCTCGGCGACGAGGTCTTCGCCCGCCGGGTCGCCCGGCGCGCCCGGACCATGGTGGGTCGGCGCTACGGCTGGGCGAGCATCGCGGGCCGGACGGTCGGCACGTACGCCGCGGCCCGCCGGGAGCAGAGCCAGTGGCGGGCCCGGCGCGCGGCCCGGCCGGCCGGCGGCCAGCGGATCGTCATCCCGGAGGGCAACCTGCTCGGCGCCGGCCACGCCGCCTGCTGA
- a CDS encoding amylo-alpha-1,6-glucosidase: MIDIRFGPQVCGQLSSGATREWLVTDGLGGYAMGTVSGLRTRRYHGLLVVAGETPASRRVGLVSLDPAVLLPSGARVRLGAHEWASGVVDPPGFELLEQFTLVDGVPRWRWRIGDVVIERELAMRHGHRCVAVVHRLVTGGPVRLELAAACTWRDAHGERRADGPAPRVEPVAGGAVVEGAFRLAGPDWTPAGQWWLGVHHREEAARGLPPSEDLWYAGRFAGALERPGDTVSVLAWAGDLAEEPPPATEVVAAARARNRRVVAAAAPADEVTATLALAADAFVVSTGRGPDVVAGYPWFGAWSRDTMISYEGLFLATGRADEGRELLRSYAATLSEGMLANTADTGRVEYNTVDGTLWFLHAVRRHVAVTGDTDLAAELLPALRTVVDAHLAGTRYGIAVDRADGLLTSGAPGAALTWMDARVHGVPVTPRAGKPVEVNALWINGLAGLAELSELAGRDATELRRLHERATAAFRDRFPAPTGWLYDVVDAPAPAYPLGAERHDDDLLRPNQLLAWSLPYAPLEPDAAALRRVAAGLLTPLGPRSLAPGSPGFVGRHRGGPAERDGAYHQGTVWPWLLGPYVDACRRAGLPVDDLFVGVEAHLAEYGLGSVSETADADAPHRATGCPFQAWSVAELLRVRR, translated from the coding sequence GGCTGCTGGTGGTGGCCGGCGAGACGCCGGCGTCCCGCCGGGTCGGCCTGGTCAGCCTGGACCCGGCCGTGCTGCTCCCCTCCGGCGCCCGGGTGCGGCTGGGCGCGCACGAGTGGGCCTCCGGAGTCGTCGACCCGCCCGGCTTCGAGCTGCTGGAGCAGTTCACCCTGGTCGACGGGGTGCCCCGGTGGCGGTGGCGGATCGGCGACGTGGTGATCGAGCGGGAGCTGGCCATGCGGCACGGCCACCGCTGCGTCGCGGTGGTGCACCGGCTGGTCACCGGCGGCCCGGTCCGGCTGGAGCTGGCCGCGGCCTGCACCTGGCGGGACGCGCACGGCGAGCGGCGCGCCGACGGACCGGCGCCCCGGGTGGAGCCGGTGGCCGGTGGAGCGGTGGTCGAGGGCGCGTTCCGGCTCGCCGGCCCGGACTGGACCCCGGCGGGCCAGTGGTGGCTGGGCGTGCACCACCGGGAGGAGGCGGCCCGGGGCCTGCCGCCGAGCGAGGACCTCTGGTACGCGGGCCGCTTCGCCGGCGCCCTGGAGCGCCCGGGCGACACCGTGTCGGTGCTGGCCTGGGCCGGCGACCTGGCCGAGGAGCCGCCCCCGGCGACCGAGGTGGTCGCGGCCGCCCGGGCCCGCAACCGCCGGGTGGTGGCGGCCGCCGCGCCGGCCGACGAGGTGACCGCGACACTCGCGCTGGCCGCCGACGCGTTCGTCGTCAGCACGGGCCGGGGGCCGGACGTGGTCGCCGGCTACCCGTGGTTCGGCGCCTGGTCGCGGGACACGATGATCTCCTACGAGGGCCTGTTCCTCGCCACCGGCCGGGCCGACGAGGGGCGCGAGCTGCTGCGGTCGTACGCGGCGACGTTGTCGGAGGGGATGCTCGCCAACACCGCCGACACCGGGCGGGTGGAGTACAACACGGTCGACGGCACGCTGTGGTTCCTGCACGCGGTACGCCGGCACGTCGCCGTCACCGGCGACACCGACCTGGCCGCCGAGCTGCTGCCGGCGCTGCGCACGGTGGTCGACGCGCACCTGGCCGGCACCCGGTACGGCATCGCCGTCGACCGGGCCGACGGGCTGCTCACCTCCGGCGCCCCGGGGGCGGCGCTGACCTGGATGGACGCCCGGGTGCACGGGGTGCCGGTGACGCCGCGGGCGGGCAAGCCGGTGGAGGTCAACGCGCTCTGGATCAACGGGCTGGCCGGGCTGGCCGAGTTGAGCGAGCTGGCCGGGCGGGACGCCACCGAGCTGCGCCGGCTGCACGAGCGGGCGACCGCGGCGTTCCGCGACCGCTTCCCCGCCCCGACCGGCTGGCTGTACGACGTGGTGGACGCGCCCGCGCCGGCGTACCCGCTGGGCGCGGAGCGGCACGACGACGACCTGCTCCGCCCCAACCAGCTGCTGGCCTGGTCGCTGCCGTACGCCCCGCTGGAGCCGGACGCGGCGGCGCTGCGCCGGGTGGCCGCCGGGCTGCTCACCCCGCTCGGCCCGCGCAGCCTCGCCCCGGGCTCCCCCGGGTTCGTCGGGCGGCACCGGGGCGGGCCGGCGGAGCGGGACGGGGCGTACCACCAGGGCACCGTCTGGCCGTGGCTGCTCGGCCCGTACGTCGACGCCTGCCGGCGGGCCGGCCTGCCGGTCGACGACCTGTTCGTCGGTGTGGAAGCCCACCTGGCCGAGTACGGCCTGGGCTCGGTGAGCGAGACGGCCGACGCGGACGCCCCGCACCGGGCGACCGGTTGCCCGTTCCAGGCCTGGTCCGTCGCCGAGCTGCTGCGGGTGCGCCGTTAA